A stretch of the Agromyces larvae genome encodes the following:
- a CDS encoding LGFP repeat-containing protein: MPAATIDPRPVRSVSWSDFQKAVRFGADPDTVVAVAEITAKRAQHRGLGEPVGPHARLGGVGYLREYERGLVFWTREHGASALHGMVRDVWDLLGRERSVLGAPIGDLEYDAALEEWIGRFERGRVRWSSAIGPQVELD; the protein is encoded by the coding sequence ATGCCCGCTGCGACCATCGATCCGCGTCCGGTCCGTTCGGTGAGCTGGTCCGACTTCCAGAAGGCCGTGCGGTTCGGCGCCGACCCCGACACCGTCGTCGCCGTGGCCGAGATCACCGCGAAGCGCGCCCAGCATCGGGGTCTCGGCGAGCCCGTCGGTCCGCACGCCCGCCTCGGCGGGGTCGGCTACCTGCGCGAGTACGAGCGCGGCCTCGTCTTCTGGACCCGCGAGCACGGTGCGTCGGCGTTGCACGGCATGGTCCGCGACGTGTGGGACCTGCTCGGCCGCGAGCGATCCGTGCTCGGCGCGCCGATCGGCGACCTCGAATACGACGCCGCACTCGAGGAGTGGATCGGTCGATTCGAGCGCGGCCGGGTGCGCTGGTCGTCGGCGATCGGCCCACAGGTCGAGCTTGACTGA
- a CDS encoding TetR/AcrR family transcriptional regulator — protein MAWDTERTKRLLLDAATAEFSEHGLAGARVDRIAAAAGVNKERIYQYFGNKESLFETVLGTRLVNLIDTVPMVSAEGDAVGAAAVADYVGRLFDHHLADTTIPRLIFWEGLELGDIELPPDRVASHDQKLDTLQRMLPGVGRRATGELLLTIVTLVNAFPVLAQLDRQMTGGETAAGGHDRRLAERRAIIVDAVAALAQAAIDRAAAGDASD, from the coding sequence ATGGCCTGGGACACCGAGCGCACCAAGCGTCTGCTGCTCGACGCGGCGACCGCCGAATTCAGCGAGCACGGCCTCGCGGGCGCCCGGGTCGATCGCATCGCCGCCGCGGCCGGCGTCAACAAAGAGCGCATCTACCAGTACTTCGGCAACAAGGAGTCGCTGTTCGAGACGGTGCTGGGCACCCGGCTCGTGAACCTCATCGACACCGTGCCCATGGTGTCCGCCGAGGGCGACGCCGTGGGTGCCGCCGCGGTCGCCGACTACGTCGGCCGGCTGTTCGACCACCACCTCGCCGACACCACGATCCCGCGGCTCATCTTCTGGGAGGGCCTCGAACTCGGTGACATCGAGCTGCCCCCCGACCGCGTCGCCTCCCACGATCAGAAGCTCGACACGCTGCAGCGCATGCTGCCCGGCGTCGGCCGACGTGCGACCGGCGAGTTGCTGTTGACGATCGTGACGCTCGTGAACGCGTTCCCGGTGCTCGCGCAGCTCGACCGTCAGATGACGGGCGGCGAGACGGCGGCCGGCGGGCACGATCGTCGCCTGGCCGAACGCCGCGCGATCATCGTCGACGCGGTCGCCGCGCTCGCGCAGGCGGCGATCGATCGAGCGGCCGCCGGCGATGCATCCGACTGA
- a CDS encoding AEC family transporter, translated as MSGIVTGFAVIGLAVFVGWAAARTGVIGPEARPVLAKLNFTVLGPFLLFSVLSTADVGELFSTLLPVYVIASVGMMALAAVFALIARRTLPEATVGSLAAGYVNGNNIGIPVALYMLGDAALSAPVVLLQLLVFMPVALAVLGATVDGRTSVAGIVRGTLGNPIIIGSLLGVGVAVSGLELPTWVSEPISFVGHATVPLMLIAYGLSLHGQRVLAPGRHRLDVIVSSTLKLVAMPLAAWALARFVFGLADDQVYAVTVLASLPTAQNVHVIAQRYDTAELVARDTIFVTTLGAVPLLVTVGLLLGG; from the coding sequence GCCTCGCGGTCTTCGTCGGTTGGGCGGCCGCGCGCACCGGCGTCATCGGGCCCGAAGCGCGCCCCGTGCTGGCGAAGCTGAACTTCACGGTGCTCGGGCCGTTCCTGCTGTTCTCGGTGCTCTCGACCGCCGACGTGGGCGAGCTGTTCTCGACCCTGCTGCCGGTCTACGTCATCGCCTCGGTCGGGATGATGGCGCTCGCCGCGGTGTTCGCGCTGATCGCCCGGCGCACCCTGCCCGAAGCCACCGTCGGTTCGCTCGCCGCCGGCTATGTCAACGGCAACAACATCGGGATCCCGGTCGCGCTCTACATGCTGGGGGATGCTGCGCTGTCGGCGCCGGTCGTGCTCCTCCAGCTGCTCGTGTTCATGCCGGTCGCGCTCGCCGTGCTCGGCGCGACCGTCGACGGTCGCACCTCGGTCGCGGGCATCGTGCGCGGCACCCTCGGCAACCCGATCATCATCGGATCGCTCCTCGGCGTCGGCGTCGCGGTGTCGGGCCTCGAACTGCCGACCTGGGTGAGCGAGCCGATCTCGTTCGTGGGCCACGCGACCGTGCCGCTCATGCTCATCGCCTACGGGCTCTCGCTGCACGGGCAGCGAGTGCTCGCGCCGGGCCGGCACCGGCTCGACGTCATCGTCTCGTCGACGCTGAAGCTCGTCGCGATGCCGCTCGCGGCGTGGGCGCTCGCCCGGTTCGTCTTCGGGCTCGCCGACGACCAGGTGTACGCGGTGACGGTGCTGGCGTCGCTGCCGACGGCGCAGAACGTGCACGTGATCGCCCAGCGGTACGACACCGCCGAGCTCGTCGCGCGCGACACGATCTTCGTGACGACGCTGGGAGCGGTGCCGCTGCTCGTCACGGTCGGCTTGCTGCTGGGCGGGTAG
- a CDS encoding DUF1353 domain-containing protein produces the protein MPFERLDGSPLDALRLDQRPADGFRFDLVEGFAYRDPVTGDRFTVPGGASGLRGSDLASVPTALWSFIASYGRQSAPALLHDHRSLVASELARTDRRAALAQRRGDDRVFRTALREQRVPLLRAWLMWAWVSADREREFNGWLGRLFLVQGIVGALAVVTGLVLAWWQPAWLLLLVAAAVAAVCWGRLAPLQLVLAFGTGLLAPLVVGQLAVLAPFRLVEAIVELVTGGDPGGVVRPTVAASGEDQGQP, from the coding sequence ATGCCGTTCGAACGACTCGACGGGTCGCCGCTCGATGCGCTGCGACTCGACCAGCGCCCCGCCGACGGGTTCCGGTTCGATCTCGTCGAGGGGTTCGCGTACCGCGACCCGGTGACCGGCGATCGGTTCACCGTCCCCGGCGGGGCATCCGGTCTTCGCGGCAGCGACCTCGCGTCGGTGCCGACCGCACTGTGGAGCTTCATCGCGAGCTATGGTCGCCAGTCGGCGCCGGCGTTGCTGCACGATCATCGTTCGCTCGTGGCATCCGAGCTGGCCCGCACCGACCGGCGCGCGGCGCTCGCACAGCGCCGGGGCGACGACCGCGTGTTCCGTACCGCGCTGCGCGAGCAGCGCGTCCCGCTGCTGCGCGCCTGGCTGATGTGGGCCTGGGTGTCGGCCGACCGCGAGCGCGAGTTCAACGGATGGCTCGGGCGGCTGTTCCTCGTGCAGGGCATCGTGGGCGCGCTCGCGGTGGTCACCGGGCTGGTGCTGGCATGGTGGCAGCCGGCCTGGCTCCTCCTCCTCGTCGCGGCGGCCGTCGCCGCGGTGTGCTGGGGCCGGCTCGCCCCGCTGCAACTCGTGCTGGCGTTCGGCACCGGCCTGCTCGCGCCGCTGGTCGTCGGCCAGCTCGCCGTGCTCGCGCCCTTCCGGCTGGTCGAGGCCATCGTCGAGCTCGTCACCGGCGGCGACCCCGGCGGGGTGGTGCGGCCGACGGTGGCCGCCTCCGGGGAGGATCAGGGTCAGCCCTGA